From Felis catus isolate Fca126 chromosome B4, F.catus_Fca126_mat1.0, whole genome shotgun sequence:
AAGACCAGATGCCTCGCACTTAAACCACTTACAGTCAGCTTTGTTCTTGTGCTATTCCATTtattccaaaaggaaaataagaggGAAGGTCACATTTTAGAGAGTCTCAGCTGAAGACTTGGTCTCTTCCAGCTACGGTTTTTGGTAATACGTTGTGTAGACACTGTTTGGGATTACAAAGAATGTATTAATTCTTCACCCTAATGATCCTTAATGGAAGAACCAGTGAATCCGGGAAACACTGGGCAGATTTTGTAGGTGCGTTTGCCAGCCTTCTAGAACTTTTTCGGTATGTTTAATAGAAGGTACAGCATTGAACCCCACTTGTTACCCCAACTTTGGGCTGAGTGATCATACTGAGATTACTGGAGTCCAGTAGACCTCTCCCCCAGCACTGGTTTGTCACAGGGTGCAACTGGGATAGAAGTGTGTTTCAGATTCCGTTTAGACAATGATAGACTATTTCAGTCTAGATGTACATAGCATTCCCTGAAAGTCGTCCTCCGGCTTTGAAGGAAGATGCTGACATTACGTCTGAAATCAAGTAAAGCATCTGGAATTGAGTAAAGAGGAGAAGGGTTTTGAATAAGCTTCTCTGTGACCTGTCGGGGAATATGGAGGCTCCTTCGAGTTGTGCTTTCTATTTCTAAAGCTGTAGGACAGTATTTGGTTCTGCTGAGATTTGATCTAAAGCTGGTACTTAAAGGGAACCgatggcagaatttttttttttccccctgggaatTACCCTTCTCGTAATCCCTTATTTTCCCTAAttgccttcttcccttcttcctttatCTAGTTGGCCAGTTCTACTTCTTAATCCGGAAGAGGATCCACCTGAGGCCTGAGGACGCCTTATTCTTCTTTGTCAACAACACTATCCCTCCCACCAGCGCCACCATGGGCCAGCTGTATGAGGTAACGTCCCGGTCACAACAATACTGTGCAGTCGGCTGTTTTCTAGCCTTTGTTCCAGTGTCCGCTGATAACACACCCGGGAAGTGGGGCAAGAGGTGTTACTTACCTGTATCGCCTTACACACAGCGGTGTAAGGCACTGGGAGATTCGATGTCACTTGTCCTTTAGGGATTGAGCAGCCTACTAGATTCATTGTCGTTGAATTCTCAGTTTTGCCTTATTCTGGTGTGGTCGTCTTGGATCGTCTCTGTTGAAACCACAAGCAATGGTTTCTGATTGCAAATTCCAAGTGAAATTCAAAATTCTAAGGCAAAGCCTTTAAATCGATTCATTCGTCTTAACAGATAAACTCGGTTGGAGGGAACAATTTACGTGATTCCGTTTGCTTGAATTGGTAAAGTGTCAGAATCTCATGAGAAACCTGTAGAAAAACACTTTGTCCTGCTGTATCACCCAGTTATGTACCTGTGTTCCTTAAATGATTTCATATGGTACTGCCTCCTTTCTGTGCCCGGTTAGCGAGTTGTGTCAACTTCTCCAACGATCTCTTAATCTCATTTTTATCCCGGAGCATATATTCCCTGTTAGCGTATATTCTggtgtatgtatatttttgtatctgtgtttccCTGGCTAGAGTAAGCTTTCTTAAGGGTCGTGTTCTTCCCCCGATACTTCTACGTGTCGATGCTCTCCCTGAAGGCTTTTTGTGAACTCAGAAGCCGAATTCCAGtcacttttgtttgttctttattcttcttttcgtGGAGTCTGACGACGCCTCCCGTACCTCCCTTACCAGGGTGTGTGAGGCTCAGAACCCTCAGTAACGAACGTGATGTTTTCCAACAGTCCTCTTGTCTCTTCCCTCAGGACAACCATGAGGAAGACTATTTTCTGTACGTGGCCTACAGTGACGAGAGTGTCTATGGGAAGTGAGTGGCGGAAGCCGGCAGATGGGAGCACGCGGACTcgggggtagggggaggggcgTGTGTGGGacttggggaaggagagggagggctcCCACGGTGGAGGAGACAGAAGGGGAAGACCTCTGGAAACACTACACCACGCACACCGTCATCGTATTTTCACATGCCCAATTGATATTTTTTTGCTGCTTCCTCGGCCCCGGGGGGGAAAGCATGTCAGGACAGAGCTGTTGGCTTGGCTTGGATAGACGAACGGAGatgatttaattttcacatttcgGAATAAACTTTCGTGTCACCTCGCAGAAGAGGCAGGAGGCGGGCCAGTTGGGGCCAGAGATGATTGGGGACCACCAGTGacttcctgctctccctcctctttgGGCAGAGGTTCTATTTTTGACACTTGCACAAGATAGGTAGAGAAAGGGGCTGCGGATGTGTTAGGACTTCTGGTAGTAGGTCATTCCTAGGGACCAAAAGAGACCCGTTGTAGTTAAAACATTGTGACCCTGATCTCCCGTCTCCACACCTCCCCCATCCCAGTCGTTCTCCCACAGGGTGCTGATAGACGTGGGGCAGACATTTAGATGGCACGTTCTCCCCACTGGAAAACGGGGGCCAGCCATGAGGGACGTTATGGTTATGAAtatggtttcgatagcattaaacTGGAATTGACGAAGTTGGGCATCTCTGTCTaacctgctctctctctggtGCCCCTTATCCCGTACCTACCTTGGACATTAATGAGCCACGGCCGTTTCCAGTTACGGGCTAGAACCACTCCTTCAGCGTCTCCCAAACTTGGCTCCACGTATAGGGGACAGAGTTGTCTTTAGGATGGAAggggcaggtgtgaggtgagacCGATGGGCCACACCTCCCACTCGGCCAGGATTCTTGCTCCCTTGTTGCTGTCCCTTTAGTCCCATGCACACCGAAACGCTAAGTGATGGCCAGCTGCTTCCTTACTTGGGTTTTCATTGACTGCAGCTGCTAGTTAGGAAAGTCTGAGGGGATGATTTAGTAATTCATGGGGATTCTACTGATTCTGAGTATTTTCACTTCGGGGATTatatgggtgggggtggggagcaggagtgGCACCCAGTCATGACATTTCAGTTCATCTCTGCTCATGCCAAGGGTCCTTCCTGTGGGTGAAATCTGTATCAGTTCTGTCAGCTGCAGATTCTTGTGTAACGAAGTTTATGCTGTCAggccaaggaaataaaataattgcatacCTTGAAAACCAACCACGAGTTCAGAAATGTTGCTTTTATTGAGTGTGTATTAGAATAGATGGCGTGTGGTCTGTGAGCAGCAAAGTCTGAGTGAGGGCGGCTGCTGGAAATGAATGCTCCCCGGGGCGCCTGCGTGGGTCCGTCGGTTGAGCTCCTGACTtccgctcagctcatgatctcccggttcgtgggttcgagccccacatcacgctctgcgctgacagctcagagcctggagcctgctgcagattctgggtttcgctctctctctgcccctcctccactcgctttctctctttctgtctctctcaaaatgaataaacgttaaaaacattaaaaaaaaaaaaaaatgagtgctcGCACAGGGCCACGCATAGACAGGTTTGCTCAGCTTTCCAGGGACCGTGAGTTGCTGTTCCACGGCAGTTGTGGTGGCCAGCGATGCAGGCTGCATTGGTGACCGTGTGCGTGATTTTCTCCCCTGCAGATAACTGCGGTGTTAGTGCTTTACGTGTCTCCCAAAGCTGATGCTGGCACGCCGCCTGCGTGAGAACAGAGGCGGTCGGGGTGTGCTGATTAAAAATGCAGATGTCTAGGCCTTGTCCCAGATTTCGCTGACTCAGAAGCTCCGCGCAGGCGTCTGTGTTGTTAATCAGCCCCTCGTGATTCTGCGGCACACCGATGGAGAGGCTTGCTCTCTGTACCTCGTTTTGTTCTAAGTCCCAACCAAAcccgttctctctctgtctccaagtCGTGTCTACCtctgttgacttaaaaaaaaatttttttttaatgtttatttatttttgagacagcgactgagtgggagaggggcagagagagagagagagagaaggaaacccagaatcaagcaggctccaggctctgagctgtcagcacacagccggacgcggggcttgaactcacaaaccgtgagatcgtgacctgagccgaagtcggatgcataaccgactgagccacccaggcacccctaaggtgAATGCTTAAAAGCAAGGAAATACGTGTCAGACCCCAGTTCCCCATACGCATTGGGAATAGGCCATTGGGAATAGCTCCTGTACTGCAGGAGACTCGGGCCATTGCCAAACCAAAGTAGTAGTTAAGTTTGGAGGTTCTTCCAGAGGTCGCCTTTTAGTTCAGTCTGTTTACCTGGATATGCCTGGTGGAAGAAATTTGGGACATTacataccattaaaaaaaaattttttttttaatgtttatttttgagagacacagagtgcaagcaggcgagggtcagagagagagggagacacaaaatccgaaacaggctccaggctccgagctgtcagcacagagcccgacgcggggctcgaactcccgaaccgcgagatcgtgacctgagctgaaatcggacgcttaactgactgagccacccaggcgcccccattacaTACCATTTTAGACCAACCCTCTGATTTTATAGTTCTGTAAAGTTGAATCGTAGCTAGGTTCAGAGGCGTTGCAGTGCCGTGATTGGGTGTGATGCTGTTTCCCGAAGAGGATCTCTCAAGCGTGCCTCCAGTGTTTCCCTGCCAGCAAAGCTTTAAAGCTGCTCTGGGCCCTCAGGCTGTCCTGTCGGTCTTGAACTGAAAACAGTTCAGGAAATGTCTTCTCATTACCCTTGGCCTCCTGTCCCAGGTAAGATTGACTTACCCTGATGCTTTTTTTCTGGAGACCAAGGTTGAATGGTGTGTCAAAAAGCCCATTCTTCCCTTGGACACCAGGACGGCGTTAGCATCAGAGACGAGGGAGTCCTTTGCTTTTGCCCTGTGTTTTGGAAGATCTCAAATCCTAGCATGTCCGGTGAGCCGCGCCCTGGGTTTCGCAAGGATAGCCCTGATTTACGTGCATCGTCCTGATTTATTAATGGTTTCTTACTTCACTGTTGCAGGTTTCCCAGTGGACAAAATATACAGTCAATTCTCCttatacaaagttaaaaaaaaaaaaaaagaaagaaagaaaagaaaaaaaaaaatggaggtttATTCCCCCCGTCACCAGATAATGTCTGTGCCATCCAGGTACAGCATGACCCAGTACGGCTCTTACCCTGTGTGGGTAgcaagtagaaaaacaaaaaacaccacttCTGAGTAGCAGACTGAACTgcttcatagcattttttttcccccgtagggcagaattgttttttttttttttccctttgctgtagTGAACAGATTCTTCACTTCTGGAAAATAAACCGGCCGAGCAGTTGATTCCATCCAGTGTTCGcgaaacttgtttttgtttttcaataaaatttattatttttttagtgtttatttttgagggccggagagagagtgcgagtgggggaggggcagagagagagggagacggaggatctgaagtgggcttggagcgaacagcagagagcccagggcGGGGCTCGAACACGCGAACCgcgaggtcaggacctgagccggaaccgggcgctcaaccgactgagccacccaggcgcctcgacgCTACGAAACTTAATACACTATTCgtgttttcttttgaatatttattactcTGACAGTTCTGCGCAGGCTCCGagccttcctctttttttttttttttcccccttctgcgTAAAACCACAAATTGTTTTCCGAAACTGGCCTCGGGTGGCTCTGAGCCCCGGGTTGTCACTTAAGCGTAACCCTGAGTAACTCAGCTGTGCCTAGCCCTTGTGTGCTACCCACCTCGTCACCCGCCTTGCTGTCTTACCTGGAGATTACTGTGTTAGGTCTGCAGTTTGGTCACCTGTAGCCTGTGGCACGCTCCCTTGCGGCTGACTCAGCGCTCTGGAACTTTCTCAGCTCTTTGGATACAtgctccaaaacaaaacaaaacaaaacaaaaaacaaaaaaacccaaaccccagAAACACAAACATAGGCGTCCCTGTCTCAAAAGCTGTGAGAGACTGAGGTTCCTGTCAGCCTAATTACCCTGTTAGGTCCCaggacgattttttttttttttaattttttttttgcccatcttttaaaatgattattcttACACTACGGGCCCTCGGGTACTTTATAAATATAGACGTGCAGATTCTTTTCATAGTTCGAAGTAGCAGGAGGTGATCCCCGCTAGCAGTAGGTGACATTTCAATATGCCATCGTGTAGGTGTGCATATATTTCAACAGTGGCTAACGAAAGGCCTCAGTCGTTCTGGTGTATGTCCAACGATGTGTTGGACCGTTTGTTTTGACAGTTCTCTTTTTGACATGGTAAGGCTGTTCGTTTCGGACCTTGAGGATTTTGGTAGAGAGGTACGTAAGCACCTAAAACTTGCATAAAGTGATGTTGAGCTCTTGGGCGGAGGGATGAAATGCAGTTGCTTATTTTTGCACATCCGAGTAGGTTCAAAGTTCCCTCACATCGTTCAGGGGAAGCGCGCGGATTGCCTCTTGCTTGGTATTTAAAGACCAAGAGTAACAAGAAGCCCTCTTTTAGGTGCCGGCTTGGCTACCGCCCTCCCAAGTCGTTGCTTTGCTGCATCTCAGAACCACCCTGCACACCCTCTTCGGTGTTTCAACAACCTGCACCCGCTCACTGCTTTCCCACTCGTTCCTACCACACTTGTCTTTTCCGCTTACCACGGATCACCTTCTCACGCCTTCTCGAGTCTTCTCACCAGCGAGTTAAGTTCCACAAAGGCAGAAACTTCGTGTCGTTCGCTGATTTACACAGACCGGTCAGAACCGTGCCTGACACAGTTTGTGCTCAAAAATAGCGAAAGGCTCTGATGGGACAGAGGGTTTCGGTTCAAGGACTAGGTAATTCTGTTAAGAACTGAATTATCCCCAAAAGCGCAGATTAGAAAAGGGCCCCTCGGGGAACTCTGGGAACCCCTCGGAGCTTACTGCATCTCGAGGCAGGAAATAGGGCTCCAGTCTCCCTGTTGTCACTTCACTAGCTCTGTGACACAGGCCAGTTTGTCTCCTGTTCAAATGAAATTCTGATTCCCTTTCCTCTCAGAGTAGCAATTGGATCTTAGGTTGTGGTGACTGCCCAATCCTTGGCAAACCATTCAGTGGCATTATTGCCTATGAGGAGTAAGTTTCATTGAAAGTGACAATAGCAGGCTAGCTGGGAGAACAGTGTaggttttcattgttttattggTTAGTAATACTGACCATTTATCCTCAGTAATGTTGGTCTCCTTCTCCTCGGTAGCCACTAAAATCGAGACGTGGGACAGAATAGCTAGACCATTTTTCAGCTTTATCAGGCTGGAACCAATatcattatgtgtgtgtgtgtgtgtgtgtgtgtatatttatttttttgctacaCAATTATGAAATGTCCAGACAAAAACCCATCACGGTCTACACAAGTTAACAAACTCCCATTCATTAGTTTTTGGGCCGCCCAACGCAGAATTTTACATGTCGGTCTTCCAAGGAGGCCCTCGGCTCCCGGGTCTGGCAGCCGGAAGTGCTGTGGGGTGCACCAGAAGCGCTTCCTCCCTTCCGAGGGCGACCCACTGCCCCGCACAACTAGTTCCGGGGGGATGGCACGTGACGTGTCTTTTGtcttggttttcttttggttAACTTTATAATCTCCAAATGGAACGTCCCTGCAGCACCCACACTTCTTAAATGTAAGTGACCAAGAAGGAGAgttgaaggagaggaggagggaaagagaacaaaccTTTAGCAGCCAGTAATTATGCATGAATCACAGTGCCACATACTTCACGTTTTCCCACTGAATCTTGGAAAGAAAACTCTAGGGTGGATATTTTAATTCAACTGGACTGCCCgacaggaggaagaaaggttAATTTTTCCAAGATCCAATAGCTAATGTGGAGCTATATAGctagattcaaactcaggtctaaTTGCAAATCTCATGTACGGGTTCTCACCATGGTCAAAGCAGATTAGAGCCTATTAGTAATTTCATGTGAAGTTTGATCAGATTAAAGACTGAAGCTATAAagcatttcagtttttttctgtgATGGTCCCCTGTCCTATAACT
This genomic window contains:
- the GABARAPL1 gene encoding gamma-aminobutyric acid receptor-associated protein-like 1 codes for the protein MKFQYKEDHPFEYRKKEGEKIRKKYPDRVPVIVEKAPKARVPDLDKRKYLVPSDLTVGQFYFLIRKRIHLRPEDALFFFVNNTIPPTSATMGQLYEDNHEEDYFLYVAYSDESVYGK